One stretch of Hevea brasiliensis isolate MT/VB/25A 57/8 chromosome 12, ASM3005281v1, whole genome shotgun sequence DNA includes these proteins:
- the LOC131171331 gene encoding uncharacterized protein LOC131171331 — protein sequence MEGNLSQGSMIPGGTPFGGLDLQGSMRVHQQAQHQHSIHHQPHPLHRQGSSVHPSIHEGFPLTVGTMHNSDQAISMTDYNKGDKGKNSASDEDEPSYTEDGADGHDDTSRGKKGSPWQRVKWTDKMVRLLITAVSYIGEDATSDCGGGMRRKFAVLQKKGKWKSISKVMAERGHHVSPQQCEDKFNDLNKRYKKLNDMLGRGTSCQVVENPALLDVIDYLTEKEKEDVMKILSSKHLFYEEMCSYHNGNRLHLPHDPALQRSLQLALRSKDDHDSDDVRKHQHDDLDEDDQEVETDDHDELEENQPPHGDSRGKTLYRALL from the coding sequence ATGGAAGGGAATTTATCACAAGGAAGTATGATTCCTGGGGGGACTCCATTTGGAGGCCTTGACTTGCAAGGATCCATGAGAGTTCATCAGCAAGCGCAGCACCAGCATTCTATACACCATCAGCCTCATCCTCTGCATCGCCAAGGGTCTTCTGTACATCCTTCAATTCATGAGGGTTTTCCCCTCACAGTGGGAACCATGCACAATTCTGATCAAGCCATTTCCATGACTGATTACAATAAGGGAGATAAGGGGAAAAATTCAGCAAGTGATGAGGATGAGCCAAGCTATACTGAAGATGGTGCTGATGGTCACGATGACACAAGCAGAGGGAAAAAGGGATCACCATGGCAGCGTGTTAAGTGGACTGATAAAATGGTGAGGCTTTTGATAACTGCTGTGTCTTACATAGGAGAGGATGCAACTTCAGATTGTGGTGGTGGCATGAGAAGGAAATTTGCAGTTTTACAGAAAAAGGGCAAGTGGAAATCAATTTCAAAGGTCATGGCTGAAAGGGGTCACCATGTTTCACCCCAGCAGTGTGAGGATAAATTCAATGACCTTAACAAAAGGTATAAAAAGCTAAACGATATGCTTGGCAGGGGCACTTCATGCCAAGTTGTGGAGAATCCAGCGCTACTGGATGTTATAGATTATttaacagaaaaagagaaagaggatgTTATGAAAATACTAAGCTCGAAGCATCTATTTTATGAAGAGATGTGTTCATATCATAATGGAAACAGATTGCATCTGCCTCATGATCCAGCATTACAGCGTTCCTTGCAGTTGGCTCTTAGAAGTAAAGATGATCATGATAGTGATGATGTGAGAAAGCATCAACATGATGATCTTGATGAAGATGATCAAGAAGTGGAAACCGATGATCATGATGAACTAGAGGAGAATCAACCTCCACATGGGGATAGCAGGGGAAAAACACTGTACAGGGCACTACTTTGA
- the LOC110645272 gene encoding uncharacterized protein LOC110645272 has translation MEGNLSQGSMIPGGTPFGGLDLQGSMRVNQQAQHQHSIHHQPHPLHRQGSSVHPSIHEGFPLTVGTMHNSDQTISMTDYNKGDKGKNSASDEDEPSYTEDGADGHNDTSRGKKGSPWQRVKWTDKMVRLLITAVSYIGEDATSDCGGGMRRKFAVLQKKGKWKSISKVMAERGHHVSPQQCEDKFNDLNKRYKKLNDMLGRGTSCQVVENPALLDVIDYLTEKEKEDVRKILSSKHLFYEEMCSYHNGNRLHLPHDPALQRSLQLALRSKDDHDSDDVRKHQHDDLDEDDQEVETDDHDELEESQPPHGDSRGMHGVLGVSMKRLRQGQGLEDACFGNSSQDGGKGSYSHLQNAQVDINQVSSESTRAAWLQKQWMESRMVQLEEQKLQIQHESLELEKERFKWQRFSWKRDRELEKLRMENERMKLENERMVLELKRKEMGIDFN, from the coding sequence ATGGAAGGGAATTTATCACAAGGAAGTATGATTCCTGGGGGGACTCCATTTGGAGGCCTTGACTTGCAAGGATCCATGAGAGTTAATCAGCAAGCGCAGCACCAGCATTCTATACACCATCAGCCTCATCCTCTGCATCGCCAAGGGTCTTCTGTACATCCTTCAATTCATGAGGGTTTTCCCCTCACAGTGGGAACCATGCACAATTCTGATCAAACCATTTCCATGACTGATTACAATAAGGGAGATAAGGGGAAAAATTCAGCAAGTGATGAGGATGAGCCAAGCTATACTGAAGATGGTGCTGATGGTCACAATGACACAAGTAGAGGGAAAAAGGGATCACCATGGCAGCGTGTTAAGTGGACTGATAAAATGGTGAGGCTTTTAATAACTGCTGTGTCTTACATAGGAGAGGATGCAACTTCAGATTGTGGTGGTGGCATGAGAAGGAAATTTGCAGTTTTACAGAAAAAGGGCAAGTGGAAATCAATTTCAAAGGTCATGGCTGAAAGGGGTCACCATGTTTCACCCCAGCAGTGTGAGGATAAATTCAATGATCTTAACAAAAGGTATAAAAAGCTAAACGATATGCTTGGCAGGGGCACTTCATGCCAAGTTGTGGAGAATCCAGCACTACTGGATGTTATAGATTATttaacagaaaaagagaaagaggatgTTAGGAAAATATTAAGCTCGAAGCATCTATTTTATGAAGAGATGTGTTCATATCATAATGGAAACAGATTGCATCTGCCTCATGATCCAGCATTACAGCGTTCCTTGCAGTTGGCTCTTAGAAGTAAAGATGATCATGATAGTGATGATGTGAGAAAGCATCAACATGATGATCTTGATGAAGATGATCAAGAAGTGGAAACCGATGATCATGATGAACTAGAGGAGAGTCAACCTCCACATGGGGATAGCAGGGGAATGCATGGGGTCTTAGGGGTCTCTATGAAAAGGTTGAGACAAGGCCAGGGCCTTGAAGATGCTTGTTTTGGGAATTCATCTCAGGATGGTGGTAAAGGTTCCTATTCCCATTTGCAGAATGCCCAAGTTGATATAAATCAAGTCTcatctgaaagtacaagagcagcaTGGTTACAGAAGCAATGGATGGAATCTCGTATGGTTCAGTTAGAAGAGCAGAAGCTACAAATTCAACATGAATCGTTGGAATTAGAAAAAGAGCGATTCAAGTGGCAAAGGTTTAGCTGGAAAAGAGACCGTGAACTGGAAAAGTTGAGGATGGAAAATGAGAGGATGAAGCTTGAGAATGAGCGAATGGTATTGGAGTTGAAGCGAAAAGAAATGGGTATTGATTTTAATTAG